The window GTATCTTAGATTTCTTTTTGGTGTTATGCCTTGAAGGCTAAGGAAAACCTTAAAGCAACGAGTAAAAAGAACGTTAAGATTAAGCGCTTAATCTCTCTAGCGCTACTCTTGGTCTTTCTAGTAGTTGCTATTACCGGGGTGTTTCTTTTAGTTTTTAAAAGCGGAGTTCGAGAATCCCAATCCTATAAATTGCACGTTATTTCAGGACTCATTATGATACCTCTAACAATTGCACATGTAATACTTGAGATGAAAATTTAGCTAGATACTGTAAAAGAGTTAAACGAAATATATTATTTTGCCAATATTGTTTCTATTGAACACTAATTAGATTGATTTATGAGAATATAATAATATAGGAAAGTTATAGTTCGTTTTAGATTTTCCACATTTTTACATGTTAAAAATTGAACTTAATCTAGCGTTTATCCGAAATACAGTTAATTTTATATTTTAATTTAAAAATGAAATATACATGTCTATGCTGCTACAAACTTACATTTGAAAACTTATCGATTAGACTTTTACATTTTGGTAATAGTTGTATAGGCAATAATTTGTCGTTCAACCATTCCCTTGCGTGTTTAAGCCTTTTCCTTATCCACTTAAAATCTTTTCTTTCAAGGGCATATTTTAGCTCCCATTCTGCCGCGGTTAGATGAGCCCTATAAACTATTGGATGATACTTTATTACAGTGTCTTTATCTATGGGAATCTTCATCTTTTTCAGTTCGCATATTTCAACTATCTCATGCATCATATAATATTCATTTGCTAGTATCTCGTCTAGCATAACTTTATCGCCGTTAGGGGTTTCTCCAGAAACATATTCATAAAATTCGAGTGGAGAAATTTTGTAAATATCATATCCTATGGCTTTTAAGATTTTGCTTGCAGATTCTATCTTCTTTTTAATTTCATTGAACAGAGATTCGATCTTTAACACCCGGAAGTTTGAGCTTTTGATATCTATTTTTCACTCATCTTTCCGACTATAAAACATTTGTTTGATCGATGAATAACAATTTTTTGCTTGTCTATAGATTACTC of the Thermoproteales archaeon genome contains:
- a CDS encoding DUF4405 domain-containing protein; the protein is MKAKENLKATSKKNVKIKRLISLALLLVFLVVAITGVFLLVFKSGVRESQSYKLHVISGLIMIPLTIAHVILEMKI